A genomic segment from Juglans regia cultivar Chandler chromosome 14, Walnut 2.0, whole genome shotgun sequence encodes:
- the LOC109020540 gene encoding cationic amino acid transporter 7, chloroplastic-like encodes MGSHGSSFSSLPAYLRALAHTPTRLARRAGSVSTSFAELSQVRARSGPDMRRTLRWFDLVGLGVGGMVGAGVFVTTGSGAHSAGPAVILSYAIAGLCALLSAFCYTEFAVDMPVAGGAFSYLRVTFGEFAAFMTGANLVMDYVMSNAAVARSFTSYLGTAIGIPTAKWRLTVPSLPHGFNEIDIVAVVVVLIITLIICYSTRESSVLNMVLTALHILFIVFVILVGFWLGNWRNLTEPEDPKKHPSGFFPYGVSGVFKGAATVYISYIGYDAVSTMAEEVRDPVKDIPIGVSGSVILVTILYCLMAASMSKLLPYDMIDEKAPFSEAFRGKSDGWGWVSNVIGLGASFGILTSLLVAMLGQARYLCVIGRSRVVPAWFARVHPRTSTPVNASAFLGIFTAAIALFIDLDVLLDFVSIGTLFVFYMVANAVIYRRYVVLGTTNPRPTLSFLCTFTLTSIIFTLVSHLAPAGKPKAFVLTAFGVIALTILQIFHCIVPQARKPEHWGVPLMPWIPSISIFLNIFLLGSLSGPSYLRFGFFSALAVLVYVFYSVHASFDAEEDGFDDLGQKNGEISMESKEIDQESLKV; translated from the exons ATGGGTAGCCATGGCTCCTCCTTCTCCAGCCTCCCAGCCTACCTCCGGGCACTGGCTCACACCCCCACCCGCCTCGCTCGCCGAGCCGGCTCCGTTTCCACCTCCTTCGCTGAGCTCAGCCAGGTCCGGGCCCGCTCCGGTCCTGACATGAGGAGGACGCTCCGATGGTTCGACCTCGTTGGTTTAGGCGTAGGCGGCATGGTCGGTGCCGGCGTTTTCGTCACCACCGGTAGCGGCGCCCACAGCGCCGGTCCCGCCGTCATCCTCTCATATGCCATTGCCGGCCTCTGCGCCCTCCTTTCAGCCTTCTGCTACACCGAGTTCGCCGTCGACATGCCCGTCGCCGGTGGCGCCTTCAGCTACCTCCGCGTCACCTTTG GTGAGTTTGCGGCCTTTATGACCGGTGCGAACCTCGTGATGGACTACGTAATGTCAAATGCCGCCGTTGCAAGAAGCTTCACCAGCTATCTAGGCACAGCTATTGGAATCCCCACTGCTAAATGGAGACTCACGGTCCCTTCACTCCCTCACGGGTTCAACGAAATAGATATCGTCGCTGTCGTCGTCGTTTTGATCATTACCCTCATCATCTGCTACAG TACGAGGGAGAGCTCGGTGTTGAACATGGTGTTGACGGCGCTGCACATTTTGTTCATAGTGTTTGTGATACTGGTGGGATTCTGGCTAGGGAACTGGAGAAACTTGACGGAACCTGAAGACCCGAAGAAACACCCATCCGGTTTCTTTCCTTACGGAGTGTCGGGCGTTTTCAAGGGGGCAGCCACGGTTTATATCAGTTATATTGGATACGACGCGGTCTCGACCATGGCCGAAGAAGTCCGAGACCCCGTCAAGGACATCCCTATCGGAGTCTCGGGCTCCGTCATCCTCGTCACCATTCTCTACTGCCTCATGGCCGCTTCAATGTCGAAGCTCCTCCCCTACGATATG ATCGACGAGAAAGCGCCGTTTTCGGAGGCGTTCAGGGGGAAATCGGACGGCTGGGGATGGGTGTCGAACGTGATCGGCCTGGGGGCCAGCTTCGGGATTCTGACGTCGCTGTTGGTGGCGATGCTGGGGCAGGCTCGGTACCTGTGCGTAATCGGACGGTCCAGGGTGGTCCCCGCCTGGTTCGCCAGGGTCCACCCAAGGACATCCACGCCCGTCAACGCATCCGCTTTTCTTG GTATCTTCACGGCAGCCATTGCCCTTTTCATCGACCTCGATGTTCTCCTCGACTTCGTATCCATCGGCACGCTCTTCGTTTTCTACATGGTGGCAAATGCCGTAATCTACAGACGTTACGTTGTCCTGGGGACAACCAATCCGCGCCCAACCTTATCGTTCTTGTGCACTTTTACCCTCACCTCCATCATCTTCACCCTCGTCAGTCATCTTGCGCCGGCGGGAAAGCCTAAGGCTTTCGTGCTCACTGCTTTTGGTGTTATTGCGCTCACAATATTGCAGATTTTCCATTGCATAGTTCCTCAGGCAAGGAAGCCCGAACACTGGGGTGTCCCTTTGATGCCCTGGATACCTTCCATTTCCATCTTCTTGAACATATTCTTGCTGGGGTCTCTGAGTGGGCCATCCTACTTGAGGTTTGGATTCTTCTCGGCTCTAGCTGTCCTAGTGTACGTGTTCTACAGTGTTCACGCTAGCTTCGACGCGGAAGAAGATGGGTTTGATGATCTTGGTCAAAAGAATGGTGAAATTAGTATGGAATCGAAAGAAATTGATCAGGAAAGTCTCAAAGTGTAG